A DNA window from Lolium rigidum isolate FL_2022 unplaced genomic scaffold, APGP_CSIRO_Lrig_0.1 contig_22322_1, whole genome shotgun sequence contains the following coding sequences:
- the LOC124680623 gene encoding zinc finger BED domain-containing protein RICESLEEPER 2-like, with product MEEDKEIPGAAGAAGAAGKKEEMPLVAGTEEEVPGVAGKGEEVPGVVGKKEEVPGVPIARSQCCLEAALPKRWCVSYTTLLICRKKPTHKGSMILRADLNRIVLYDSDKDVIDVRSLNEGELIYPGSVVYFPCHMVDVGECIFQPDTIIKNEDDLAPSPITCPQQLSGAVEHQLASSEDKDGDGHLLGNVDEPGVDKKNSKKRRNKKDEKKAKRRKLQEEQEMRDEKKRKLDEEQELRDAKKKKRLKAAAGMRLVRSPVAMIAKVMSLKKQMSPQANSGCSRKPRKLKSIVWKEVIPIYKHGRLVQGQCKHCNDIFAASRKSGTNHIHRHLRICKERSRMHQVLAKMAASTSSPQVSDLDKWEFNQDKSRRELANMVALHDFPFSIVEYAGFQKFVKSLNPLFKLVCRTTVRDDCLESFREERSALRQIISTSGCRVSLTADMWTSVQRLGYLCVTCHYIDNNWKLQKRIIRFALMESPHDGLQMYNLMLKTIQYWHIEDKLCSITLDNASVNGSMMDDLRNNLFKRNLLIGGGALFHIRCAAHVLNLIVQDGLRVMGGIIDNIRESVKYIRSSQAREELFDSVVEKLGINCTKKPSLDVASRWNSTYLMIESVFPYQEAFVELGKQDKQFKFAPSEKEWALAEELRKLLRTFFAATKVVSGTNYPTSNRYFHEIWNVKVLLDSQAKNKNVVIASMVHEMQEKFDKYWKESYLANCIPLILDPRYKRGFVKFRLEQAFGKKDSVHHIAKVDEVMHKLFKEYSLQIGESPPDSSEEEDDGRCGAEGEDPLADWEAHLKVQKKEVASSLIGTSVKIISRKESVRHFGMVENKCTQVSYPILYCT from the exons ATGGAGGAGGACAAGGAGATACCgggggcggcgggggcggcgggggcggcggggaaGAAAGAGGAGATGCCGCTGGTGGCGGggacggaggaggaggtgccggGAGTGGCAGGGAAGGGGGAGGAGGTGCCGGGAGTggtggggaagaaggaggaggtgcCGGGAGTGCCGATTGCCCGTTCTCAG TGTTGTTTGGAGGCGGCGTTACCCAAGAGGTGGTGTGTTTCCTACACCACGTTACTCATCTGCCGTAAGAAGCCGACACACAAGGGCTCGATGATCCTGCGAGCCGACTTGAATCGCATCGTCCTGTACGACTCAGACAAAGATGTCATCGATGTACGCTCCCTAAATGAAGGGGAGCTGATCTATCCGGGATCAGTGGTTTACTTCCCTTGCCACATGGTTGATGTTGGCGAGTGCATTTTTCAACCTGATACCATCATTAAGAATGAGGATGATCTTGCGCCCAGCCCAATTACTTGCCCTCAG CAGCTGAGTGGAGCCGTGGAGCACCAGTTGGCATCCAGTGAAGACAAGGATGGGGATGGTCACTTGCTAGGCAATGTTGATGAGCCaggtgtcgacaagaaaaatagtaAAAAGAGGAGGAACAAGAAGGATGAAAAGAAGGCAAAGAGGAGGAAGCTTCAGGAAGAACAAGAGATGAGAGATGAGAAAAAAAGGAAGCTTGACGAAGAGCAAGAGTTGAGagatgcgaagaagaagaagaggttgaagGCTGCGGCAGGAATGAGATTGGTGAGATCTCCAGTGGCTATGATTGCGAAAGTGATGTCACTAAAGAAACAAATGTCCCCTCAAGCTAATAGTG GTTGTAGCCGAAAACCACGCAAATTGAAATCCATAGTCTGGAAAGAGGTGATTCCCATATACAAACATGGGAGACTTGTACAAGGACAATGCAAGCACTGCAATGATATATTTGCTGCTTCACGCAAATCAGGCACCAACCACATCCATAGACATTTGAGAATATGCAAGGAAAGAAGTAGAATGCATCAGGTACTTGCAAAGATGGCTGCCTCTACATCGTCACCTCAAGTTTCTGATTTAGATAAATGGGAATTCAACCAAGATAAATCAAGGCGTGAGCTAGCAAACATGGTTGCTCTACATGATTTCCCATTCTCAATTGTAGAATATGCTGGATTCCAGAAGTTTGTGAAGTCCTTGAACCCTCTATTCAAACTAGTTTGTAGAACAACCGTCAGAGATGATTGTTTGGAGTCTTTCAGAGAGGAAAGGTCAGCTttaagacaaattatcagcacttCTGGTTGCCGTGTCTCCCTCACAGCTGACATGTGGACTTCAGTTCAGAGACTTGGATACCTCTGTGTTACTTGCCACTACATAGACAACAATTGGAAGCTTCAGAAACGGATAATAAGGTTTGCTCTTATGGAGTCGCCGCATGACGGTCTTCAAATGTACAATCTGATGTTGAAGACTATTCAGTATTGGCACATTGAAGACAAGCTATGCAGCATCACCTTGGATAACGCATCAGTCAATGGCTCTATGATGGATGATTTGAGAAATAATCTGTTCAAGAGGAATCTCTTGATTGGTGGTGGTGCACTTTTCCATATCAGGTGTGCTGCTCATGTGCTTAATCTAATTGTTCAAGATGGCTTGCGAGTGATGGGTGGAATAATAGATAACATCAGGGAATCTGTAAAGTACATCAGAAGCTCACAAGCCCGAGAGGAACTCTTTGACTCTGTAGTTGAGAAGCTAGGAATTAATTGTACCAAGAAGCCCTCCTTAGATGTTGCCTCTCGGTGGAACTCAACATATTTGATGATTGAGTCAGTTTTCCCCTACCAGGAAGCGTTTGTGGAGTTGGGGAAACAAGACAAGCAGTTTAAATTTGCGCCTTCAGAAAAAGAGTGGGCTTTGGCTGAAGAACTCCGGAAGTTACTACGGaccttctttgcagcaacaaaggTGGTGTCAGGTACAAACTATCCTACATCAAACAGATATTTCCATGAAATATGGAATGTGAAGGTGTTGTTAGATAGTCAAGCCAAGAACAAGAATGTCGTCATTGCATCAATGGTACATGAAATGCAGGAAAAATTTGATAAGTACTGGAAAGAATCATATTTAGCAAATTGCATACCCCTTATCTTGGATCCAAGGTACAAGCGTGGGTTTGTTAAGTTTAGACTGGAACAAGCTTTTGGAAAGAAGGATTCAGTACATCATATTGCAAAAGTGGACGAGGTCATGCATAAGCTCTTCAAAGAATATTCTCTTCAAATAGGAGAATCTCCTCCTGATAGctcggaagaagaagatgacggcAGGTGCGGTGCTGAAGGCGAGGATCCTTTGGCTGATTGGGAAGCCCATCTCAAAGTGCAAAAGAAAGAGGTAGCATCGAGCTTGATAGGTACCTCGGTGAAGATTATTTCCCGGAAGGAAAGTGTTCGACATTTTGGGATGGTGGAAAATAAATGCACCCAAGTTTCCTATCCTATCTTGTATTGCACGTGA